A portion of the Actomonas aquatica genome contains these proteins:
- the mutL gene encoding DNA mismatch repair endonuclease MutL → MPDIRILPDRVANQIAAGEVIERPAAVVKELVENALDAGATRIEVEFRHGGRSLMRVEDNGHGMNRDNALLSLERHATSKISEAVDLDVLGSFGFRGEAVPSIASVSKFTLQTRAEGEELGTEVLVNGGRLVHVRECGRPVGTRIEVAHLFNSVPARRKFLKRDQTEAAHIVAGVRLYALASPGVAFTLIEDGRVIFRSPECPALVDRVAEIFGRQLAEQLVPITAAEGSMSLDGLIGKPGVGRSTRHEMIVFVNGRPVDNRTLNYALIESYHESLPKGRYPPAFVFFNLPPNEVDVNVHPAKREVRFRSEPAVRSFVIRSVLERLRALRGDAGAPGRDDGLEPLPPAELRPISPPSASSSTASQHSGIAARAPSPAPVQSSRPAAAPAGSGGATPSLGPLRQVPGKGPPVEGVRPAAEASHAAGGRGWRFVGMAHGVYGLFETGAGIVMLHRRSAHERVWFERLQAEFRAGKVASQRLLLAVPVELDPIAAALLLDRLGFLQSHGFEIAEFGRNFFRIEAVPDWMEPNDAESFLRDLLGALRDGRFPEDNPDLAHDELARLAAAKAVRLPEQTGEVHWMSLVSQLFACRTPLTSPAGRPTFVEMSHGELARRFQK, encoded by the coding sequence ATGCCCGACATCCGCATCCTGCCAGACCGAGTTGCCAATCAGATCGCCGCGGGCGAGGTGATTGAGCGTCCGGCTGCGGTGGTGAAGGAGCTGGTGGAGAACGCGCTCGATGCGGGGGCAACGCGCATCGAGGTGGAGTTTCGCCATGGCGGGCGCTCGCTCATGCGGGTGGAGGACAACGGCCACGGCATGAATCGGGACAACGCGTTGCTGTCGCTGGAGAGGCATGCGACGAGCAAGATCAGCGAGGCGGTCGATCTGGATGTGCTGGGCAGTTTCGGTTTTCGGGGCGAGGCGGTGCCGTCGATCGCCTCGGTGTCGAAGTTCACCCTGCAGACGCGGGCCGAGGGCGAGGAGTTGGGCACGGAGGTGTTGGTGAATGGCGGGCGCCTCGTGCACGTGCGCGAGTGCGGTCGGCCGGTGGGCACGCGCATCGAAGTGGCGCATCTGTTCAACTCGGTGCCGGCGCGGCGCAAGTTCCTCAAACGCGACCAAACCGAAGCGGCGCACATCGTGGCCGGAGTGCGACTCTACGCGCTGGCGAGTCCGGGCGTGGCGTTTACCCTGATCGAGGACGGACGGGTGATTTTCCGCTCGCCGGAGTGCCCGGCGCTGGTCGATCGCGTGGCGGAGATTTTTGGGCGGCAATTGGCGGAGCAACTCGTGCCCATCACGGCGGCGGAAGGGTCGATGAGTTTGGATGGGTTGATCGGCAAACCCGGGGTGGGGCGGTCGACGCGGCATGAGATGATCGTGTTTGTGAACGGGCGGCCGGTGGACAATCGCACGCTCAACTACGCGCTGATCGAGAGTTACCACGAGTCGTTGCCGAAAGGGCGGTATCCGCCGGCGTTTGTGTTTTTTAACCTGCCGCCGAACGAAGTGGACGTGAATGTGCATCCGGCGAAGCGCGAAGTGCGTTTTCGCAGCGAGCCGGCGGTGCGCAGCTTTGTGATTCGCTCGGTGCTGGAGCGGCTGCGTGCGCTGCGCGGGGACGCGGGGGCGCCTGGTCGCGACGACGGTCTCGAGCCCTTGCCGCCAGCGGAGCTGCGACCGATCTCGCCGCCTAGCGCGTCGTCGTCGACGGCGTCGCAACACTCCGGCATCGCGGCGCGGGCACCCAGTCCGGCGCCGGTGCAGAGCAGTCGACCGGCGGCGGCACCAGCAGGGAGCGGCGGGGCAACGCCTTCGCTCGGACCGTTGCGTCAGGTGCCGGGCAAGGGGCCGCCCGTGGAGGGCGTGCGGCCGGCGGCCGAGGCCTCGCATGCGGCGGGCGGACGAGGCTGGCGTTTTGTGGGTATGGCGCACGGCGTGTATGGTCTGTTCGAAACGGGCGCGGGCATCGTGATGCTGCATCGGCGGTCGGCGCATGAGCGGGTGTGGTTTGAGCGTCTGCAGGCGGAGTTTCGCGCGGGCAAAGTGGCGAGTCAGCGGCTGTTGCTGGCGGTGCCGGTGGAGCTCGATCCGATCGCGGCGGCGTTGTTGCTCGATCGCCTCGGTTTTCTCCAATCGCACGGCTTCGAGATCGCGGAGTTTGGGCGCAATTTTTTCCGCATCGAGGCGGTGCCGGACTGGATGGAGCCCAACGATGCCGAGTCCTTCCTGCGCGACCTGCTCGGGGCGTTGCGGGATGGGCGTTTCCCGGAGGACAACCCCGATTTGGCGCACGACGAACTGGCGCGGCTGGCGGCGGCCAAGGCGGTGCGCCTGCCGGAGCAGACCGGCGAAGTGCATTGGATGTCGCTGGTGAGTCAGCTTTTTGCCTGCCGCACGCCACTCACCAGCCCGGCGGGGCGGCCTACCTTCGTGGAAATGTCGCACGGGGAGCTGGCGCGACGCTTCCAGAAGTGA
- a CDS encoding acyltransferase, which translates to MNTTPSSRSAALDNLRSFITLLVITHHAVLAYFPYAPEPGAFDVWLVWGGFPIIDAARGKGLDLLVLWNDSFFMALMFLLSGLFVGPSLARKGAGRFVRDRLLRLGLPFVVGAAVLAPLAYYPAYLQRAAATEAESFWAAWLALGRWPAGPVWFLWVLLVFGVLAALVQRFAPRALERLGALGVWCRERPLRGFGVLLGLGVASYLPLTWVYDPAHWLSWGPFFVQSSRMGFYLAYFVFGIALGQRGGLGRDLAAADGRLARQWGWWQGGLWLAFGLFVTALIFSLLRLEKGEPSVFWNNAAAVLMTVSCATTSYCLLSYFAKKRSGANRWWTSLSRNAFGMYVIHYAVVTWLQYCLLEVVWPGLLKALVVTVSAIAVSWILAAGLRRLPGVGRIL; encoded by the coding sequence ATGAATACGACCCCGTCTTCGCGCAGTGCGGCCCTCGATAACTTGCGCTCCTTCATCACGCTGCTGGTGATCACGCACCATGCGGTGCTGGCTTACTTTCCGTATGCACCGGAGCCGGGGGCGTTTGATGTCTGGTTGGTGTGGGGCGGATTTCCGATCATCGATGCCGCGCGCGGCAAAGGACTCGATCTGTTGGTGCTGTGGAACGACTCGTTTTTTATGGCGCTGATGTTCCTGCTCTCGGGTCTGTTTGTGGGACCGAGCCTGGCGCGCAAAGGCGCGGGGCGTTTTGTGCGGGATCGGCTGTTGCGGCTGGGACTGCCGTTTGTGGTCGGCGCGGCGGTATTGGCGCCGCTGGCGTATTACCCGGCGTATCTGCAGCGGGCGGCGGCGACGGAGGCCGAGAGCTTTTGGGCGGCGTGGCTGGCTTTGGGTAGATGGCCGGCCGGGCCCGTGTGGTTCCTGTGGGTGTTGCTCGTCTTTGGTGTGCTCGCGGCGCTGGTGCAGCGTTTTGCGCCGAGGGCGCTGGAGCGACTCGGCGCGCTGGGTGTGTGGTGTCGGGAGCGACCCCTGCGTGGGTTTGGTGTGCTGCTCGGGCTCGGGGTGGCGAGTTATCTGCCGCTGACCTGGGTCTATGATCCGGCGCATTGGCTGAGCTGGGGACCGTTTTTTGTGCAGAGCTCCCGGATGGGTTTTTATTTGGCCTACTTTGTCTTCGGCATCGCGCTGGGGCAGCGCGGTGGATTGGGCCGCGACCTCGCGGCGGCGGATGGACGGCTCGCGCGGCAATGGGGCTGGTGGCAAGGTGGGTTGTGGCTGGCCTTCGGGTTGTTTGTGACGGCGCTGATCTTCTCGCTGCTGCGGCTCGAAAAGGGTGAACCCTCGGTGTTTTGGAACAACGCGGCGGCGGTGCTGATGACGGTGAGCTGCGCGACGACCAGTTATTGTCTGCTGTCCTATTTTGCGAAGAAGCGCAGCGGGGCGAACCGGTGGTGGACGAGTCTGAGTCGGAACGCCTTTGGCATGTATGTGATCCACTATGCGGTGGTCACGTGGCTGCAGTATTGCCTGTTGGAGGTGGTCTGGCCGGGGCTGCTGAAGGCGCTGGTGGTAACCGTGAGCGCGATTGCGGTGAGCTGGATCCTGGCCGCGGGACTGCGGCGACTGCCCGGCGTGGGACGAATTTTGTGA
- the argH gene encoding argininosuccinate lyase — translation MARKKQQATWGGRFSAGPAELMLSFSESVSFDARLAPFDIAGSKAHSAMLAHVGLITAAERDAIHAGLDVIAEEVAAGKFKWNPALEDVHMNIEQALTKRVPAAAKLHTARSRNDQVATDMRLFFKWACVEVDGRLAEAQKALLALAEQDGEVMIPGYTHLQRAQPVQVAHHLAAYLEMFERDRARFAAVADHANWCPLGAGALAGTTLPIDREFTAKTLGFVDARGRPRVTQNSMDTVADRDVFIEFATACALVGAHFSRLAEDLILWSSSEFGYINLPDTFCTGSSLMPQKKNPDSCELLRGKAARLHGNLTTLLTMVKGLPLTYNRDLQEDKPPVFDSFDQTMTCLAVVAGTLTGAEIRRDRCAKAVADPALLATDLADYLVEHGVPFREAHHVVGAVVKLAETSGVPLNELATADVQQIHPALGDDWASVFDLERAAARRTGTGMPGPKQVRRQLARWKKRLG, via the coding sequence ATGGCCCGCAAAAAACAACAAGCCACCTGGGGCGGACGTTTCTCCGCTGGCCCCGCGGAGTTGATGCTGTCGTTCAGCGAATCGGTTTCGTTCGATGCGCGACTGGCGCCCTTTGACATCGCGGGCAGCAAGGCCCACTCGGCCATGCTGGCGCACGTGGGCCTGATCACAGCGGCGGAGCGTGACGCGATTCACGCCGGTCTCGATGTGATCGCCGAGGAGGTGGCGGCCGGGAAGTTCAAGTGGAACCCGGCGCTCGAGGATGTGCACATGAACATCGAGCAGGCGCTGACGAAGCGCGTGCCGGCTGCGGCCAAGTTACACACGGCGCGCAGCCGCAATGATCAGGTGGCGACCGACATGCGCCTGTTCTTCAAGTGGGCCTGCGTTGAAGTCGACGGCCGCTTGGCCGAAGCGCAAAAGGCCTTGCTGGCGCTGGCTGAGCAGGACGGCGAGGTCATGATCCCGGGTTACACGCATTTGCAGCGGGCGCAGCCAGTGCAGGTGGCGCATCACCTGGCGGCTTATTTGGAAATGTTTGAGCGCGACCGCGCGCGGTTTGCGGCGGTGGCGGATCACGCCAATTGGTGTCCGCTGGGCGCGGGTGCGTTGGCGGGCACGACGCTGCCGATCGATCGAGAGTTTACGGCCAAGACGCTTGGCTTTGTGGACGCGCGGGGCCGTCCGCGGGTGACGCAAAACTCCATGGACACGGTGGCGGATCGCGACGTGTTCATCGAATTTGCCACGGCCTGTGCGCTGGTCGGCGCGCACTTCTCGCGGCTGGCGGAGGATCTCATCCTGTGGTCGAGCAGCGAGTTTGGCTATATCAACTTACCGGATACGTTCTGCACCGGCTCCTCGCTGATGCCGCAGAAGAAGAATCCGGATTCCTGCGAGTTGTTGCGCGGCAAGGCGGCACGCTTGCATGGCAACCTCACGACCCTGCTGACGATGGTGAAGGGGCTGCCGCTCACCTACAACCGCGACCTGCAGGAGGACAAACCGCCGGTGTTCGACAGCTTTGACCAGACCATGACCTGCCTCGCCGTGGTGGCGGGCACGCTCACCGGCGCGGAGATTCGCCGTGACCGTTGCGCCAAGGCCGTGGCCGATCCGGCGCTGCTGGCGACCGATCTGGCCGACTACCTGGTCGAGCATGGCGTGCCCTTCCGCGAGGCGCACCACGTGGTGGGCGCGGTGGTGAAGCTGGCCGAGACGAGCGGCGTGCCGCTCAACGAGCTGGCGACCGCCGACGTGCAACAGATTCATCCGGCGTTGGGCGACGATTGGGCGAGCGTCTTTGACCTCGAGCGGGCGGCCGCGCGCCGCACTGGCACCGGTATGCCGGGGCCGAAACAAGTGCGTCGGCAGTTGGCGCGCTGGAAAAAGCGTTTGGGTTGA
- a CDS encoding glycogen/starch/alpha-glucan phosphorylase: MPTRKSAQKTTTKKTAKKAVVTETKAAPSAAEVAEMKAAVLRHLNYTQARDEGTATARDWQLATSMAVRDRVLDRMIKTQEIHNDANARRLYYLSLEYLMGRLLISTLHNAGVYAATRQALDELGVDWEQVRRAEDDMGLGNGGLGRLAACFLDSLATLDLPAIGYGINYEFGLFRQAFDENGNQIEHPDSWMIYGTPWEFMHPEYQQEVQIYGHVENVFDDQGNYRPIWKCSHTLVGVPHDIPIPGYGTETVNILRLWTSRATEPLDLNAFNDGGYVEAVRAKATSETVSKVLYPNDKTENGKELRLVQQYFFVACSLKDIIRRHERIEGNGWHNFADKVAVQLNDTHPAIAVAELLRILVDEESMPWDDAWSIVTKTFAYTNHTLLPEALEKWSVPLFSRVLPRHLQLIYEVNRRHLEEVAAKWPGDNGMLQLCSLVEENGGKQLRMANLAVVGSHAVNGVAALHTELLKKDLFPYFNSLYPGKFRNKTNGITPRRWLVDCNPRLSALITETLGHEDWPRNLDLLQDLGKYADDAAFQKKFMDIKRANKVDLAKLIKELCDVEVSPDALFDVQIKRLHEYKRQHLNLLHIVALYRRLLQNPDLDVAPRVFLFAAKAAPGYDLAKNIIRAINVIGNRINNDERVKGKLKVVFLPNYRVSLAERIIPAADLSEQISTAGKEASGTGNMKLALNGALTIGTLDGANVEIKEEVGDDNIFIFGMTVDEVEALRASGYNPWDVYHADEELRAVLEWIDSDYFVPGEHHAFGPLYHSLLNGGDPFMALADFRAYSDAQAQVDLAYKDPQRWAKMAILNTARVGKFSSDRTIREYAEDIWNLPAVPTK, translated from the coding sequence ATGCCTACTCGCAAGTCTGCCCAGAAGACCACGACCAAGAAGACCGCCAAGAAAGCCGTCGTCACTGAGACGAAGGCCGCTCCCTCCGCTGCGGAGGTGGCCGAGATGAAGGCGGCTGTCCTGCGACACCTCAATTACACGCAAGCCCGCGACGAGGGCACGGCTACGGCGCGCGACTGGCAGTTGGCCACGTCGATGGCGGTGCGGGATCGCGTGCTGGATCGCATGATCAAGACGCAGGAGATCCACAACGACGCCAACGCCCGTCGCCTCTACTACCTCTCCCTCGAATATTTGATGGGCCGCCTGCTCATCAGCACGCTGCACAACGCCGGGGTTTACGCCGCCACGCGCCAGGCTCTGGACGAGCTCGGCGTCGATTGGGAGCAGGTGCGTCGCGCCGAGGATGACATGGGTCTCGGGAATGGCGGTCTGGGCCGTCTCGCCGCCTGTTTCCTCGATTCGCTGGCCACCCTCGACCTGCCGGCCATCGGCTACGGCATCAATTACGAGTTTGGTCTCTTCCGGCAGGCCTTCGACGAAAACGGCAACCAGATCGAGCATCCGGACAGCTGGATGATCTATGGCACCCCGTGGGAGTTCATGCACCCGGAATACCAGCAGGAGGTGCAGATCTATGGCCACGTGGAGAACGTCTTCGACGATCAGGGCAACTACCGCCCGATCTGGAAATGCTCCCACACGCTCGTGGGCGTGCCGCACGACATTCCGATCCCGGGCTACGGCACCGAGACGGTGAACATCCTGCGCCTCTGGACCTCCCGCGCCACCGAGCCGCTCGACCTCAACGCCTTCAACGACGGCGGTTACGTCGAGGCGGTGCGCGCCAAGGCCACCAGCGAGACCGTCTCGAAGGTGCTTTACCCGAACGACAAGACGGAGAACGGCAAGGAGCTGCGTCTCGTGCAGCAATACTTCTTCGTCGCCTGCTCGCTGAAGGACATCATCCGCCGCCACGAGCGCATCGAAGGCAACGGCTGGCACAACTTCGCCGACAAAGTCGCCGTGCAGCTCAACGACACCCATCCGGCCATCGCCGTGGCGGAGTTGCTGCGCATCCTCGTCGACGAAGAGAGCATGCCGTGGGATGACGCCTGGAGCATCGTCACCAAGACCTTCGCCTACACCAACCACACCCTCCTGCCCGAGGCCTTGGAGAAGTGGAGCGTGCCGCTCTTCTCGCGCGTGTTGCCGCGCCACCTCCAACTCATCTACGAGGTCAACCGTCGCCACCTCGAGGAAGTCGCCGCCAAATGGCCGGGCGACAACGGCATGCTGCAGCTGTGTTCGCTGGTCGAAGAAAACGGCGGCAAGCAGCTGCGCATGGCGAACCTCGCGGTCGTCGGTTCCCACGCCGTCAACGGCGTGGCCGCGCTCCATACCGAGCTGCTGAAGAAGGACCTCTTCCCGTATTTCAACTCCCTCTACCCAGGCAAATTCCGCAACAAGACCAACGGCATCACGCCGCGCCGCTGGTTGGTCGACTGCAACCCGCGCCTCTCCGCTCTCATAACCGAGACCCTCGGACACGAGGATTGGCCGCGTAACCTCGACCTGCTGCAGGACCTCGGCAAATACGCCGACGATGCCGCCTTCCAAAAGAAGTTCATGGACATCAAGCGCGCCAACAAGGTCGACCTCGCCAAGCTCATCAAAGAGCTCTGCGACGTCGAGGTCTCGCCCGACGCGCTCTTCGACGTGCAGATCAAGCGCCTGCACGAATACAAGCGCCAGCACCTCAACCTGCTGCACATCGTCGCGCTCTACCGCCGCCTGCTGCAGAACCCCGATCTCGACGTCGCGCCGCGCGTGTTCCTCTTCGCCGCCAAGGCTGCGCCGGGTTACGACCTCGCGAAGAACATCATCCGCGCGATCAATGTCATCGGCAACCGCATCAACAACGACGAGCGGGTGAAGGGTAAGCTCAAGGTCGTCTTCCTGCCCAACTACCGCGTCTCGCTCGCCGAACGCATCATCCCGGCAGCCGACCTCTCCGAGCAGATCTCCACCGCCGGCAAGGAAGCTTCCGGCACGGGCAACATGAAGCTCGCCCTCAACGGCGCGCTCACCATCGGCACGCTCGACGGCGCCAACGTCGAAATCAAAGAGGAGGTCGGCGACGACAACATCTTCATCTTCGGCATGACCGTCGACGAAGTGGAGGCGCTGCGCGCTTCCGGTTACAACCCGTGGGACGTGTATCACGCCGACGAAGAGCTGCGCGCCGTGCTCGAGTGGATCGATTCCGACTACTTCGTGCCGGGTGAGCACCACGCCTTTGGCCCGCTCTACCACAGCTTGCTCAACGGCGGTGACCCCTTCATGGCCCTCGCCGACTTCCGCGCCTACAGCGACGCGCAGGCTCAGGTTGACCTCGCCTACAAGGACCCGCAGCGCTGGGCCAAGATGGCGATCCTCAACACCGCTCGCGTAGGCAAGTTCTCCAGCGATCGCACTATCCGCGAATACGCCGAGGACATCTGGAACCTGCCGGCGGTGCCGACGAAGTAA
- a CDS encoding MFS transporter, whose product MLPRLLPTEKSDPELVPFRPGLWFGFFNAMAWQIGIGTPMVLFCEELGASAFQVGLAYSFVFLLTPIQILATTLLPRFGYKKVMLGGWASRSVFLVVPMWLAVVAPRWGVQSWMAPALVGSVFWFCFFRTIGAASIMPWLYAILPPKARGRYFGSDQFLSGVAGVGTLMLCATLFAQLPIYTALLIQYGLALTGSGLSFMALRRLPDAPNPEPIGLGKLWRDTPRHMFKRSDFRRFLWLAVGYAVFTTPIPPFLAYFLKVGPHLSAGQIMGFEVLRYSGVIVAAALIRRRIDARGARPFFLVSMLLYLAVGLAWSSYILGWWEVLGGIYVAYFVLGLAAACWTIANLKYLAQVVDEKERTVMVSVYGAVTACLGGLSPILWGLVLKSEDPVTGAAAIDMRVFLGFFALLMVAVAVLSSLLARLPEEEEDAPASLAIGHAILRPFRAATYLVGLLSLDPPPKGGDGMEPDRPGR is encoded by the coding sequence ATGCTCCCGCGGCTGCTACCTACTGAAAAAAGCGATCCGGAGCTGGTGCCGTTTCGGCCCGGGCTGTGGTTCGGATTTTTCAACGCGATGGCGTGGCAGATCGGCATCGGCACGCCGATGGTGTTGTTCTGCGAGGAGCTGGGAGCGTCGGCGTTTCAGGTTGGGTTGGCTTACTCCTTTGTGTTTCTGCTGACGCCGATCCAGATCCTGGCGACGACGCTGTTGCCGCGGTTTGGCTACAAAAAGGTCATGCTGGGCGGCTGGGCCTCGCGCAGTGTGTTTCTGGTGGTGCCGATGTGGCTGGCGGTGGTGGCGCCGCGCTGGGGCGTGCAGTCCTGGATGGCGCCGGCGCTGGTTGGCAGTGTGTTTTGGTTCTGCTTCTTCCGCACGATTGGGGCGGCGTCGATCATGCCGTGGTTGTATGCCATCCTGCCGCCGAAGGCGCGGGGGCGTTATTTTGGCAGCGACCAGTTTTTGTCGGGGGTGGCGGGGGTCGGGACCCTGATGCTGTGCGCGACCCTGTTTGCGCAGCTGCCGATCTACACGGCGTTGCTGATCCAATACGGACTGGCGCTGACGGGATCGGGGCTGAGTTTTATGGCGCTGCGGCGGTTGCCGGATGCGCCGAATCCGGAGCCGATCGGTTTGGGCAAACTGTGGCGGGACACCCCGCGGCATATGTTTAAGCGCTCGGATTTTCGGCGCTTCCTGTGGTTGGCGGTGGGGTATGCGGTGTTCACGACGCCGATTCCGCCGTTTCTGGCTTACTTCCTCAAAGTCGGGCCGCATCTGTCGGCGGGGCAGATCATGGGCTTCGAAGTGTTGCGTTACAGTGGCGTGATCGTGGCGGCGGCGTTGATCCGGCGGCGGATTGATGCGCGCGGGGCGCGACCGTTTTTCCTGGTGTCGATGTTGCTCTACTTGGCGGTGGGGTTGGCGTGGTCGTCCTACATCCTGGGCTGGTGGGAGGTGTTGGGCGGAATCTACGTCGCCTACTTTGTGTTGGGGCTGGCAGCAGCCTGTTGGACGATTGCGAACCTGAAATACCTGGCGCAGGTGGTGGACGAGAAGGAACGCACGGTGATGGTGAGCGTGTATGGCGCGGTGACGGCGTGTCTGGGCGGATTGTCGCCCATCTTGTGGGGGCTGGTGCTGAAGAGCGAAGATCCGGTCACGGGGGCGGCCGCCATCGATATGCGGGTATTTTTGGGCTTTTTTGCGCTGCTGATGGTGGCGGTGGCAGTGCTGTCGTCGCTGCTGGCGCGTTTGCCGGAGGAAGAGGAGGATGCCCCGGCGTCCCTAGCGATCGGGCATGCCATCCTGCGGCCGTTTCGAGCGGCGACCTATTTGGTGGGGTTGTTGAGTTTGGATCCGCCACCAAAGGGTGGGGATGGGATGGAACCCGACCGGCCCGGCCGGTGA